CGCCGCCACGCTGTGGAGCCGCGCGCCCGACTATCGCGTCCTGTACAGCAATGTGGCGGACAGCGACGGCGGCGCCATCATCGCCGCGCTGCAGCAGATGAATGTGCCGTACCGCTTCGCGGACGGCGGCAGCGCCATCATGGTGCCCGAGGCCAACGTGCACGAGGCGCGCCTGAAGCTGGCGGCGCAGGGGCTGCCCAAGGGCGGCCTGGCCGGCTTCGAGCTGATGGAAAACCAGAAGTTCGGCACCAGCCAGTTTGCCGAGCAGGTCAATTACCAGCGCGCCCTGGAGGGCGAGCTGGCCCGCACCATCCAGGCCATGCAGGAGGTGCAGTCCGCCCGCGTGCACCTGGCGCTGTCCAAGCCCTCGGTGTTCGTGCGCGAGCAGGCCAAGCCCAGCGCCTCGGTGCTGCTCAAGCTGTATCCGGGCCGCATGCTCGACCGCTCCCAGGTGCAGGCCATCGGCCACCTGGTCTCCAGCAGCGTGCCGAACCTGCCGCTGGCCAACGTGACGGTGGTCGACCAGTCGGGCCGGCTGCTGTCGTCGTCGTTCCAGGACAACGCCTCGGGCCTGGATCCGACGCAGCTCAATTACGTCCGCGACATCGAGCAGGGCTACATCAAGCGCATCGAGGCCATCCTCGGCCCGGTGGTGGGCGAAGACAACGTGCGCGCCCAGGTGACCGCCGACGTCGACCTCGACAACACCGAGCAGATGGCCGAGACGTACCGTCCGAACCAGGACCCGGCCAATGGCGTGGTGCGCAGCACGCATACCAGCGAATCGACTCAGAACAAGGCCGGCGCCCAGGGCGGCGTGCCGGGCGCGCTGTCCAACCAGCCGCCGACCGCCCCGCGCATGCTGCCGACCGCGCCGGCACCGGCTTCGCAGCAGGCCGCAGCCGGCCAGAACGGGCAAAACGGTCAGAACGGCCCGAATGCGCAGAACGGTCAGCAGCAGGCTGCCGCCGCCACGGGCCAGGCCACGACCAACAACGTCGAGTCCAGCGCACGCGACACCACCATCAACTACGAAGTCGACAAGACCGTGCGCCGCACCCGCGCCGCGGTGGGCACCGTGCGCCGCCTGTCGGTGGCCGTGGTGGTCAACTACCGCGCCGACGGCAAGACGTGGAAGCCGCTGTCGGATGCCGACATGGTCAAGCTCAACGCGCTGGTCAAGGACGCCGTGGGCTATGACGCCAAGCGTGGCGATTCGGTCAACGTGGTCAACAGCCAGTTCTCGGGCACGCTGCCTGCGTCCAGGGACGACCTGCCGCTGTGGAAGCAGCCGGAGATGATCCACTACGCCATCCAGGCCGCCAAGTACGGTGCGCTGGCGATCGGGTTCCTGATCCTGGTGTTCGCCGTGATCCGTCCGCTGATCCGCTCGATGAACAAGAAGGAGGAACTGGCCACCGCCACCTTCGTGGGCCGCGAGGGCGACGACCCGAACGCGCCGATCATCACCGGCGCGGCGGCCCCGGCCGGTCCGGAGCTCGAAGGCCCGTCATCGGCCGGCGCCGATGGCAACGAAGTGCCGGATGAGCTGCCGCAACTCAAGCAGAACCACGAATTCGAGCAGAAGCTGGAGACCATGCGCCGCATCGCCCAGCAGAATCCGCGCGCGGTCGCGGCCGTCATCAAGCAATGGGTGAGTACTGAATGAGCTCCGAAGGACTCCAACGCAGCGCCATCCTGTTGATGTCGCTCGGCGAAAACGAAGCCGCCGAGGTGCTCAAGCACC
The nucleotide sequence above comes from Ralstonia solanacearum K60. Encoded proteins:
- the fliF gene encoding flagellar basal-body MS-ring/collar protein FliF; the protein is MPTTADSVAVADTLGTVEMPAVGQGAITRKNAGALGALGPFGRLSPRTLAMIAAAALIAVVAAATLWSRAPDYRVLYSNVADSDGGAIIAALQQMNVPYRFADGGSAIMVPEANVHEARLKLAAQGLPKGGLAGFELMENQKFGTSQFAEQVNYQRALEGELARTIQAMQEVQSARVHLALSKPSVFVREQAKPSASVLLKLYPGRMLDRSQVQAIGHLVSSSVPNLPLANVTVVDQSGRLLSSSFQDNASGLDPTQLNYVRDIEQGYIKRIEAILGPVVGEDNVRAQVTADVDLDNTEQMAETYRPNQDPANGVVRSTHTSESTQNKAGAQGGVPGALSNQPPTAPRMLPTAPAPASQQAAAGQNGQNGQNGPNAQNGQQQAAAATGQATTNNVESSARDTTINYEVDKTVRRTRAAVGTVRRLSVAVVVNYRADGKTWKPLSDADMVKLNALVKDAVGYDAKRGDSVNVVNSQFSGTLPASRDDLPLWKQPEMIHYAIQAAKYGALAIGFLILVFAVIRPLIRSMNKKEELATATFVGREGDDPNAPIITGAAAPAGPELEGPSSAGADGNEVPDELPQLKQNHEFEQKLETMRRIAQQNPRAVAAVIKQWVSTE